One Herbaspirillum rubrisubalbicans genomic window carries:
- a CDS encoding DUF3142 domain-containing protein codes for MFLSFLTTRLCRRASWILLAVLLAACSRLSTPTPRLAQDVYVWQRQWTPALRNALSASNAHVARWHVLAAELGASGRWIDIEPEAAVLADTGRPLLLTVRLNGQLARFDGAAIQAHLLELLTAWRARGLQPAALEIDYDCATARLPDYTAFLQGLKSRIAPLSLAVTALPTWLASPQLSALLAVADESTLQVHAVLDPRLGLFDAQRAQDWMQQYAVRTRHPWHVALPAYGSRVSWDGQGRIAAVESERALLAGGVGRELMAEPRVMARFVAQLEAQAPAGLAGITWFRLPTGDDRRAWSLATWIAVLQRQPLKDGLTVRLVAAAGEPGAASDIRLDNAGNADAALPLRVRIGRRQPEQPGNACSGDGINGYTLENDAQGRYLRLEQAGLLRAGSSRSIGWLRCAAGVPAPDITLEMGS; via the coding sequence ATGTTCCTCTCCTTCCTGACTACGCGCCTGTGCCGGCGCGCTTCCTGGATACTCCTGGCCGTGCTGCTGGCCGCCTGTTCGCGGCTGTCCACCCCCACCCCCCGTCTGGCCCAGGATGTCTACGTATGGCAGCGCCAGTGGACCCCAGCGCTACGCAATGCCCTGTCGGCCTCCAATGCCCATGTGGCGCGCTGGCATGTGCTGGCCGCGGAACTGGGCGCCTCGGGCCGCTGGATCGACATCGAACCGGAGGCCGCCGTGCTGGCCGACACGGGGCGGCCCCTGCTGCTGACGGTGCGTCTGAACGGGCAGTTGGCGCGTTTCGATGGCGCTGCCATCCAGGCCCATCTGCTGGAACTGCTGACGGCCTGGCGCGCGCGCGGGCTGCAACCGGCGGCGCTGGAAATCGACTATGACTGCGCCACGGCGCGCTTGCCCGACTACACCGCCTTCCTGCAAGGGCTCAAATCCCGCATCGCGCCCTTGTCGCTGGCCGTGACGGCCTTGCCGACCTGGCTGGCCAGCCCGCAGCTGTCGGCCTTGCTGGCCGTGGCCGACGAATCGACCCTGCAGGTACACGCCGTGCTGGACCCGCGCCTGGGGCTGTTCGATGCGCAACGGGCGCAGGACTGGATGCAGCAGTATGCGGTGCGCACCCGTCATCCCTGGCATGTGGCGCTGCCGGCCTACGGTTCGCGCGTGAGCTGGGATGGGCAGGGGCGCATCGCCGCCGTCGAGAGCGAGCGGGCTCTGCTGGCTGGTGGCGTGGGGCGTGAGCTGATGGCCGAGCCGCGCGTGATGGCGCGCTTCGTGGCGCAACTGGAAGCGCAGGCGCCTGCCGGTCTGGCCGGCATCACCTGGTTCCGCCTGCCCACCGGCGACGACCGCCGCGCCTGGAGCCTGGCGACCTGGATCGCCGTGCTGCAACGCCAACCTTTGAAGGACGGCCTCACCGTCCGACTGGTGGCCGCTGCTGGCGAGCCGGGGGCGGCCAGCGATATCCGCCTGGACAACGCCGGCAACGCCGATGCTGCCTTGCCGCTGCGTGTGCGCATAGGGCGGCGCCAGCCAGAGCAGCCGGGGAACGCTTGCAGCGGCGACGGCATCAATGGCTACACCTTGGAAAACGATGCCCAGGGACGCTATCTGCGCCTGGAGCAGGCCGGTCTCTTGCGCGCCGGTAGCAGTCGCAGCATAGGATGGCTGCGCTGCGCCGCTGGCGTGCCCGCCCCCGACATCACACTGGAAATGGGATCCTGA
- a CDS encoding methyl-accepting chemotaxis protein — MFANLTIKTRLITVIGFLLVISFLIGTTSLISLINVNNSLKTVYEDRLIALSQLDQVIRSSNKMQINIARALVSSQEELATHIASFKKEESVRDKVWKDYLATYLTPDEKALADTLVREQKLLDEKGFAPALNALNGGDMKTVATLIHGDIARYATSITETMNALIQLQTEVAKSEYENSQQRYQSFRSFSIAAIICSILVGSLIGLWLIRSINRPLNSAIEVAQRIASGDLTQSIEVGGTNEMGRLLRALQEMSKALTQAVTQVRHSTDSITTASAEIASGNLDLSSRTEEQAASLEQTASSMEELTSTVKQNADNALQANVLMAQARKQAENGGGIVNQVVATMNDIKQSSSHMVDIINVIDGIAFQTNILALNAAVEAARAGEQGRGFAVVASEVRGLAQRSASAAKEIRELIEASLQKISSGGNLVNDAGAVMEETVDSVKRVAQLMEDIAAASQEQSNGIDQVNLAIGQMDQVTQQNAALVEEAAAAASSLRDQAQILTGAVSVFKTEQSHHAMTLEM; from the coding sequence ATGTTTGCGAACCTGACCATCAAAACCCGCCTCATCACCGTCATCGGCTTTTTACTGGTGATTAGCTTCCTGATCGGCACCACCAGCCTGATCTCGCTCATCAACGTCAACAACTCGTTGAAAACCGTCTATGAAGACCGGCTCATCGCGCTAAGCCAGCTGGACCAGGTCATTCGCTCCTCCAACAAGATGCAGATCAATATTGCAAGAGCCCTGGTCTCAAGCCAGGAAGAGCTTGCCACTCACATTGCTTCCTTCAAGAAGGAAGAAAGTGTGCGCGACAAGGTGTGGAAAGACTATCTCGCCACCTATCTGACCCCCGATGAGAAAGCACTTGCAGACACCCTGGTGCGCGAACAAAAGCTGCTGGATGAAAAAGGCTTTGCGCCAGCGCTCAATGCCTTGAATGGCGGAGACATGAAGACCGTGGCGACGCTCATCCACGGTGATATTGCCCGCTACGCCACCTCCATTACAGAAACCATGAATGCACTGATCCAGCTGCAGACAGAGGTAGCCAAGTCCGAATACGAAAACTCCCAGCAGCGCTACCAGAGCTTCCGCAGTTTTTCCATCGCCGCCATCATCTGCTCCATCCTCGTGGGTAGCCTCATCGGGCTGTGGCTCATCCGCAGCATCAACCGCCCCTTGAATAGTGCCATCGAGGTGGCCCAACGCATTGCCAGTGGCGATCTCACCCAGTCCATCGAAGTGGGTGGCACCAATGAAATGGGGCGTTTGCTGCGCGCCCTGCAGGAGATGAGCAAGGCGCTGACGCAAGCCGTCACCCAGGTACGCCACAGTACCGATTCCATCACCACGGCCTCCGCAGAAATCGCCTCGGGCAACCTGGACCTGTCGTCGCGCACCGAAGAACAGGCGGCCAGCCTGGAGCAGACCGCCTCTTCGATGGAGGAACTGACGTCGACGGTCAAGCAAAATGCCGACAACGCCCTCCAGGCCAATGTACTGATGGCGCAAGCCAGGAAGCAGGCCGAAAACGGCGGCGGCATCGTCAACCAGGTGGTCGCCACCATGAACGATATCAAGCAGAGTTCCAGCCACATGGTCGATATCATCAACGTCATCGATGGCATTGCCTTCCAGACCAATATCCTGGCCCTCAACGCCGCCGTCGAAGCAGCGCGGGCCGGCGAGCAAGGGCGCGGCTTTGCCGTGGTGGCCTCAGAAGTGCGCGGCCTGGCACAGCGTTCGGCCAGCGCCGCCAAGGAGATCCGGGAATTGATCGAAGCGTCGTTGCAGAAGATCAGCTCTGGCGGCAACCTGGTCAACGATGCCGGCGCAGTCATGGAAGAGACCGTGGATTCGGTCAAGCGCGTGGCCCAGTTGATGGAGGACATCGCCGCTGCCAGCCAGGAGCAGAGCAATGGTATCGACCAGGTCAACCTGGCCATTGGACAAATGGACCAGGTCACCCAGCAGAACGCCGCGTTAGTGGAAGAAGCTGCGGCTGCTGCCTCCAGCTTGCGTGATCAGGCGCAGATCCTCACTGGCGCCGTCAGCGTCTTCAAGACTGAACAAAGCCATCATGCAATGACGCTGGAGATGTAG
- a CDS encoding MFS transporter — protein MTTSAEFTGALNESQHRPLTSSDYRTLGLSALGGTLEFYDFVIYVFFAAVVGKLFFPADMPEWLRMLQTFGIFAAGYLARPVGGIIIAHYGDVIGRKRMFTLSIFLMAVPTLVIGLLPTYASIGVAAPILLLLMRTLQGAAIGGEMPGAWVFVAEHVPANRYSFGVGSLTAGITGGILLGSLMGIFINSVYQPAEVAAYAWRIPFLLGGVFGLVSVYLRRYLEETPVFRELAARRKQSHELPLKTVLREHRGASLLTAGMTWCLSGAVVVVILMTPSYLQTVHHLPAKLVMQANCAGTLMLTIGCLLIGWLCDRIGTRASMILGWGGLGLSSWWFYGQLPGSPESLIWGYALVGLFVGSIALTPIVSTRAFPPPVRFTGLSFAYNMAYAIFGGLTPVLISLWIKADPQGPALYVIGLSILGVLLAFVPMSSKGYRA, from the coding sequence ATGACCACTTCCGCTGAATTTACCGGGGCCCTCAACGAGTCCCAGCATCGCCCTCTGACTTCTTCCGACTACCGCACCCTGGGCCTGTCTGCCCTCGGTGGCACGCTGGAGTTCTACGACTTCGTCATCTACGTGTTCTTCGCCGCCGTGGTCGGCAAGTTGTTCTTCCCGGCTGACATGCCCGAATGGCTGCGCATGTTGCAGACCTTCGGCATCTTCGCTGCCGGTTACCTGGCGCGTCCGGTGGGCGGCATCATCATCGCCCACTATGGCGACGTGATCGGTCGCAAGCGCATGTTTACGCTGTCGATCTTCTTGATGGCCGTGCCTACGCTGGTGATCGGCCTCTTGCCGACCTATGCCAGCATCGGCGTGGCCGCGCCCATCCTGCTGCTGTTGATGCGCACCCTGCAGGGCGCGGCTATCGGCGGTGAAATGCCGGGCGCCTGGGTGTTCGTGGCCGAGCACGTGCCGGCCAACCGTTACAGCTTCGGCGTCGGTTCGCTGACGGCCGGCATCACCGGCGGCATCCTGCTGGGTTCGCTCATGGGCATCTTCATCAACAGCGTCTATCAACCGGCCGAGGTGGCGGCGTATGCCTGGCGCATTCCCTTCCTCCTGGGCGGCGTGTTCGGTCTGGTGTCGGTCTATCTGCGTCGCTACCTGGAAGAGACGCCGGTGTTCCGCGAACTGGCTGCGCGCCGCAAGCAATCCCATGAACTGCCCTTGAAGACGGTGCTGCGCGAACATCGTGGCGCCAGCCTGCTCACGGCGGGCATGACCTGGTGCTTGTCGGGCGCAGTGGTGGTGGTGATCCTGATGACGCCGTCCTATCTGCAGACTGTGCACCACCTGCCGGCCAAGCTGGTAATGCAGGCCAACTGCGCCGGCACCCTGATGCTGACCATCGGTTGCCTGCTCATCGGCTGGCTGTGCGACCGCATCGGCACCCGCGCCAGCATGATCCTCGGCTGGGGCGGCCTGGGCTTGTCGAGCTGGTGGTTCTATGGCCAGTTGCCGGGTTCGCCCGAGTCGCTGATCTGGGGCTATGCGCTGGTGGGTCTGTTCGTGGGCAGCATTGCACTCACCCCCATCGTCTCCACCCGCGCCTTCCCGCCGCCGGTGCGCTTTACCGGTCTGTCCTTCGCCTACAACATGGCCTATGCCATCTTTGGCGGGCTCACGCCGGTGCTGATCTCGCTGTGGATCAAGGCCGACCCGCAAGGCCCGGCGCTGTATGTGATCGGCCTGTCCATCCTGGGCGTGCTGCTGGCCTTTGTGCCGATGAGCAGCAAGGGCTATCGCGCCTGA
- a CDS encoding response regulator transcription factor: MKVLIVESDLDWRNTLSTHVGELGYEISVCSSLGQARDILRCRQPDMLLSDIGLPDGSLSPELASLRQHFPSMGIVILTAATRSEERLRCMSDGADYYLVKPVKLDEVSATLTALARRMKTAPHQSSPQSEKWAFNRKSGRLSSNGKVALQFTDKESTALAALLQSPNYPVSHTQLFDLLRSGGEEYDAHRIDALIYRVRQKLRSLPEAPMQIRNIYGEGFLMLRRSSAVDIVLES; encoded by the coding sequence ATGAAAGTACTAATCGTAGAAAGCGATCTCGACTGGCGCAATACCTTGAGCACCCATGTTGGGGAATTGGGTTACGAAATCTCGGTCTGCTCCTCGCTGGGCCAGGCCAGGGACATTCTCAGGTGCCGCCAGCCAGACATGTTGCTATCCGACATCGGCTTGCCAGATGGCAGCCTCTCGCCCGAACTGGCTTCGCTGCGCCAGCATTTTCCCTCCATGGGCATCGTCATCCTCACCGCGGCCACCCGCAGTGAAGAGCGCTTGCGCTGCATGAGCGATGGGGCCGACTATTACCTGGTCAAACCGGTCAAGCTCGATGAGGTCTCGGCCACCCTGACGGCCCTGGCGCGCCGCATGAAGACCGCGCCGCACCAGAGTTCGCCGCAGTCGGAGAAGTGGGCCTTCAACCGCAAGTCGGGGCGTCTGTCCAGCAATGGCAAGGTGGCGCTGCAATTCACCGACAAGGAAAGCACCGCCCTGGCGGCGCTGTTGCAAAGCCCCAACTATCCGGTATCGCACACGCAATTGTTCGACCTGCTGCGCTCCGGGGGCGAGGAATATGACGCCCACCGCATCGACGCCCTGATCTATCGGGTGCGCCAGAAATTGCGCTCCTTGCCGGAGGCGCCGATGCAGATCCGCAACATCTATGGCGAAGGCTTCCTCATGCTGCGCCGTAGTTCGGCGGTCGATATCGTGCTCGAATCCTGA
- a CDS encoding response regulator, protein MGTNNEEQTVLVVEDHAESREMLCDLLRKGGLNVLAAADGVDAIALMQDHAPDLVLTDLRMPRMDGMELARYIKSHERYAQIPVVLISAHLPAASARIPMIAAFLLKPCSVDHLFGTLTLLLRQRAQSHARPSFQV, encoded by the coding sequence GTGGGGACCAACAATGAAGAACAGACGGTACTGGTCGTGGAAGACCATGCCGAGTCGCGCGAGATGCTGTGCGACCTGCTGCGCAAGGGCGGCTTGAATGTCCTGGCTGCGGCCGATGGCGTGGATGCCATCGCGCTCATGCAGGATCATGCACCGGACCTGGTGTTGACCGATCTGCGGATGCCGCGCATGGATGGCATGGAGCTGGCGCGCTACATCAAGTCGCATGAACGCTATGCGCAGATTCCGGTGGTGCTTATCAGTGCCCACCTGCCGGCGGCCAGTGCGCGCATTCCCATGATTGCGGCTTTTCTTCTCAAACCTTGCTCGGTCGATCATCTGTTCGGCACGCTCACGCTGCTGTTGCGCCAACGCGCGCAAAGCCACGCCCGGCCAAGTTTTCAGGTGTAA
- a CDS encoding response regulator gives MSGVSPPQQAVLPLLLIVDDEIDITDTYAMLLELHGYRVVSAIHGADALTKAQQQWPDLVISDCMMPVMNGLELCAALRALPGGPALPIILCSGAPERHDLSQSSHNLFLRKPVFFERLLQEIQRLLPTRS, from the coding sequence ATGTCCGGCGTGTCTCCCCCACAGCAGGCGGTGCTGCCGCTGCTCCTCATCGTCGATGACGAGATCGATATCACCGATACCTATGCCATGCTGCTGGAGCTGCATGGCTATCGGGTGGTGAGCGCCATCCACGGTGCCGATGCGCTGACCAAGGCGCAGCAGCAATGGCCCGACCTGGTCATCTCGGATTGCATGATGCCGGTGATGAACGGACTGGAGCTGTGCGCCGCCCTGCGCGCCTTGCCGGGTGGCCCGGCGCTGCCCATCATCCTGTGCAGCGGCGCCCCGGAGCGCCACGATCTGTCGCAATCCAGTCACAACCTGTTCCTGCGCAAGCCGGTCTTCTTCGAGCGCCTGCTGCAGGAAATCCAGCGTCTGCTGCCCACGCGCTCCTGA
- a CDS encoding ATPase domain-containing protein, giving the protein MSDHPQSNPPLASPAQRPSRISLLSTGIGGFDEILGGGLPEGSLYLIQGLAGSGKTTLASQVGFAQARSGKPVMLLTLIAESHAKMLNHVSNFDFFDDSLVGDRMQMLSGYGALAKEGLRGLLRLLSAELNRHRPSMLIIDGFRAVRDSGPSDLNLSEFMHSLNALVFTMNCTTLLLSPVEGNLPESENTLVDGVIELSQYESGMQLVREIKVFKLRGANHLLGKHVFEINQSGVEIFPRFEATATRAGKVPGTSDRYVSVGIPSWDKCIGGGVVSGSLTCLLGSPGVGKTLMGLHFIEQGLKDGQQCLILGFYESPERLLAKARKAGMQLDEHIASGALQMMWQLPLEMLCDDLAKRMLDNIARRGVTRLLIDGVDGLRSIVVQQQRMRPFLVALTNELRARGVTTFITEQLPYFRESRPQVDPSSSQLYENMMLLEYVVKDDVNRRQISVMKLRENGYDGASRLMNISDAGIEIDGLVSAASASSSVPSSAPVADGR; this is encoded by the coding sequence ATGAGCGATCATCCGCAGTCCAATCCGCCCCTAGCCTCTCCAGCGCAGCGTCCCAGCCGTATTTCGCTGCTCAGTACGGGCATTGGCGGTTTCGATGAGATCCTCGGGGGCGGCTTGCCCGAAGGCAGTCTCTATCTGATCCAGGGACTGGCCGGTAGCGGCAAGACCACGCTGGCCTCGCAGGTGGGGTTTGCCCAGGCGCGCAGCGGCAAGCCGGTGATGCTATTGACCCTGATTGCCGAATCGCACGCCAAGATGCTCAATCATGTGAGCAACTTCGATTTCTTCGATGACAGCCTGGTCGGCGACCGGATGCAGATGTTGAGCGGCTATGGCGCGCTGGCCAAGGAAGGCTTGCGCGGCCTGCTGCGCCTGCTCAGTGCCGAACTGAATCGCCATCGTCCCAGCATGTTGATCATCGACGGCTTCCGCGCGGTGCGCGATTCCGGTCCGTCCGACCTGAACCTGTCGGAATTCATGCATTCGCTCAATGCGCTGGTGTTCACCATGAACTGCACCACGCTGCTGCTCTCGCCGGTGGAGGGCAACCTGCCCGAATCCGAGAACACCCTGGTCGATGGCGTCATCGAACTGAGCCAGTACGAGTCGGGGATGCAACTGGTGCGCGAGATCAAGGTGTTCAAGCTGCGCGGCGCCAATCACCTGCTGGGCAAGCATGTCTTCGAGATCAACCAGAGCGGGGTGGAGATATTCCCGCGCTTCGAAGCCACCGCCACCCGTGCCGGCAAGGTACCCGGCACCTCCGACCGCTACGTCAGCGTCGGCATCCCGTCTTGGGACAAGTGCATCGGTGGCGGCGTGGTCAGTGGTTCGCTCACCTGCCTCTTGGGCAGCCCCGGGGTGGGCAAGACCCTGATGGGTTTGCATTTCATCGAGCAAGGCTTGAAGGATGGGCAGCAATGTCTGATCCTGGGGTTCTATGAATCACCCGAACGCCTGCTGGCCAAGGCGCGCAAGGCGGGAATGCAGCTCGATGAGCACATCGCCAGCGGCGCCTTGCAGATGATGTGGCAATTGCCGCTGGAAATGCTGTGTGACGACCTGGCCAAGCGCATGTTGGACAACATCGCCCGCCGTGGCGTGACGCGGCTGTTGATCGATGGCGTCGATGGCCTGCGCAGCATCGTGGTGCAGCAGCAGCGGATGCGCCCCTTCCTGGTGGCGCTGACCAATGAATTGCGCGCGCGCGGGGTGACCACCTTCATCACCGAGCAATTGCCGTATTTCCGCGAATCCCGTCCCCAGGTCGATCCCAGCTCTTCGCAGCTGTATGAAAACATGATGCTGCTGGAATACGTGGTCAAGGATGACGTCAACCGGCGCCAGATCTCGGTGATGAAGCTGCGCGAAAACGGCTATGACGGCGCCAGCCGGCTGATGAATATTTCGGACGCCGGCATTGAGATCGACGGCCTGGTATCGGCGGCGTCTGCTTCCTCTTCCGTTCCCTCTTCCGCGCCGGTTGCGGATGGACGTTGA
- a CDS encoding MFS transporter — MQSSHTNDHTQQSKKAAASGWIGSALEYYDFFIYATAASLIFPQLFFPKGDPTTAIIASLATYGVGYVARPIGAFVLGHLGDTHGRKKVLLWCMFLMGFSTIGVGLLPTYDQVGLWAPALLVLLRLAQGFAVAGEISGASSMILEHSPFGRRGYYSSFALQGVQAGQILAAAVFLPLAHYMPTEQFNVWGWRIPFLLSFLVIIVCWIIRRKVDETPVFKAADQQELKRRSPVVEAFRDCTPNMLRVVCMALMNVIPVVATIFGAAYAVQPAYGVGFAKDVYLWIPVVGNIVAVLVIPYVGKLSDRIGRRLPIVVGSLLAGLFAFAYLYAISIRNVELAFVMSILMWGVVYQGYNAVFPSFFPELFPARARVSAMAIGQNLGTAITAMLPALFTAVAPPGASHIWLTVGSIAFGITIVAALAAMSARETHRIPLEKLGEADAQPLPKNEYERLRHQAELEGRLAKS, encoded by the coding sequence ATGCAATCCTCACATACCAACGATCACACGCAGCAGAGCAAGAAGGCCGCCGCCAGCGGCTGGATTGGCTCGGCGCTGGAATACTATGACTTTTTCATCTATGCCACGGCAGCCTCGCTGATCTTCCCGCAGCTGTTCTTCCCCAAGGGCGATCCGACCACCGCCATCATCGCCTCGCTGGCCACCTATGGCGTGGGCTACGTGGCGCGTCCCATCGGCGCCTTCGTGCTGGGCCACCTGGGCGATACCCACGGGCGCAAGAAGGTGCTGCTGTGGTGCATGTTCCTGATGGGTTTTTCCACCATCGGGGTGGGCCTGCTGCCGACCTATGACCAGGTCGGCCTGTGGGCGCCGGCGCTGCTGGTGCTGTTGCGTCTGGCGCAGGGCTTTGCGGTGGCTGGTGAAATTTCCGGGGCCAGTTCCATGATTCTGGAGCACTCGCCCTTCGGGCGGCGCGGTTACTACTCCAGCTTCGCTCTGCAGGGCGTGCAGGCCGGGCAGATCCTGGCCGCCGCCGTGTTCCTGCCACTGGCGCACTACATGCCCACCGAGCAGTTCAATGTGTGGGGCTGGCGCATTCCCTTCCTGTTGAGTTTCCTGGTCATCATCGTTTGCTGGATCATCCGCCGCAAGGTCGACGAAACCCCGGTCTTCAAGGCCGCCGACCAGCAGGAACTGAAGCGCCGCTCGCCGGTGGTGGAAGCCTTCCGCGATTGCACGCCTAATATGCTGCGGGTGGTCTGCATGGCATTGATGAATGTCATTCCGGTGGTGGCCACCATCTTCGGTGCCGCCTATGCGGTGCAGCCGGCCTATGGCGTGGGCTTTGCCAAGGATGTCTATCTGTGGATTCCGGTGGTAGGCAATATCGTGGCGGTGCTGGTGATTCCCTACGTGGGCAAGCTGTCGGACCGCATCGGTCGCCGCCTGCCCATCGTCGTCGGCTCGCTCCTGGCAGGGCTGTTTGCCTTCGCCTACCTGTATGCCATCAGCATCCGCAATGTCGAACTGGCCTTCGTCATGTCGATCCTGATGTGGGGTGTGGTGTACCAGGGATATAACGCCGTGTTCCCCAGCTTCTTCCCGGAACTGTTCCCGGCTCGTGCTCGCGTGTCGGCCATGGCCATCGGCCAGAACCTGGGTACGGCGATCACCGCCATGCTGCCGGCGCTCTTTACTGCGGTGGCGCCGCCGGGGGCCAGCCACATCTGGCTGACGGTGGGCAGCATCGCCTTTGGTATCACCATCGTGGCCGCACTGGCGGCCATGTCGGCCCGCGAGACTCACCGTATCCCGCTGGAGAAGCTCGGTGAAGCCGATGCCCAGCCGCTGCCCAAGAATGAGTATGAACGTTTGCGTCACCAGGCGGAATTGGAGGGGCGCTTGGCCAAATCGTGA
- a CDS encoding porin, whose protein sequence is MKQLSLRTPVAMGLLLAASGTALAQSASNVTLYGTVDQYLGYMRSSSGKSLWALNDGAILRSRIGLKGYEDLGAGYAATFTLENGFSGDTGGLADSSRLFDRQSWVGIKTPAAGEFRIGRQNSVPFFIGGAIDYTERTTYGSIINTFGVPSRFDNDLSWKSPRWAGIQFDLHYAMPETAGEGLGRRGVYQLGVDYTSGPYRAGYAGLMAKPNAGGRYDNTVQYHNVYADYDYGPGKIYLAYVRSNNTTANANGNNAATILNNVSNPNNFFAGNDPNIQRFYNVYQISADYRLTPQLRIGALYGVMVDTSHKEGGAQGGNIGAYYDLSKRTTLYGFANYMKNQANAGWRFSGSAGPGSNLAGADINGKSLVGLQMGILHRF, encoded by the coding sequence ATGAAGCAACTATCCTTACGCACGCCGGTGGCCATGGGCCTGCTGCTGGCCGCCTCCGGCACGGCGTTGGCGCAGAGCGCCAGCAACGTTACCCTGTACGGTACCGTGGACCAATACCTGGGCTACATGCGCAGCAGCAGCGGCAAGAGCCTGTGGGCCCTCAACGATGGCGCCATCCTGCGCAGCCGTATCGGTTTGAAGGGGTATGAAGACCTGGGCGCTGGCTATGCGGCCACCTTCACGCTGGAAAACGGTTTTTCGGGTGACACCGGTGGCTTGGCCGACAGCAGCCGCCTGTTCGACCGTCAGTCCTGGGTCGGCATCAAGACCCCGGCGGCCGGCGAGTTCCGTATCGGGCGCCAGAACAGCGTGCCCTTCTTCATCGGCGGCGCCATCGACTATACCGAGCGCACCACTTACGGTTCCATCATCAATACCTTTGGCGTGCCTTCGCGCTTCGACAATGACCTGTCCTGGAAATCGCCGCGCTGGGCCGGTATCCAGTTCGATCTCCACTACGCCATGCCGGAGACCGCAGGCGAGGGATTGGGGCGGCGTGGTGTGTATCAGCTCGGGGTGGATTACACTAGCGGCCCGTATCGTGCCGGTTATGCCGGATTGATGGCAAAACCCAATGCCGGCGGCCGCTACGACAATACGGTGCAATACCATAACGTGTATGCCGACTACGACTATGGCCCGGGCAAGATCTACCTGGCCTACGTGCGCAGCAACAACACCACCGCCAACGCCAATGGCAACAATGCCGCGACCATCCTCAACAATGTCAGCAACCCCAACAATTTCTTTGCCGGTAACGATCCCAATATCCAGCGCTTCTACAATGTCTACCAGATCTCGGCGGACTATCGCCTGACGCCCCAATTGCGCATCGGCGCGCTCTACGGGGTCATGGTCGATACCTCCCACAAGGAGGGCGGCGCCCAGGGGGGCAACATCGGCGCCTACTACGACCTGTCCAAGCGCACCACGCTGTATGGCTTTGCCAACTATATGAAGAACCAGGCCAATGCCGGCTGGCGCTTCAGCGGTTCGGCCGGGCCGGGCAGCAACCTGGCCGGGGCCGACATCAATGGCAAGAGCCTGGTGGGCCTGCAGATGGGCATCCTGCATCGCTTCTGA
- a CDS encoding sugar phosphate isomerase/epimerase family protein, whose product MNLDHFGMDTITLPGGLESKLQASKAAGFSQIMLWSKDLVGHPGGLDAAVKLVRDSGVRVTGIQVMRDYEGLQGTLHDYKVDVAKNLLQICKAVGSPLLLVCSSTSQHASGDARHIARDLSKLANLAVPLGIRVGFEALSWGRHINQYMQAWEVVEMADHANLGVVIDSFHILANRGALEDLDAIPGKRIVMVQLSDFMWREIRTPEERLETARHLRVFPGEGEHSLELSDMVRRLHRSGYRGDYSFEVFNDDYLQMSPAVVAERARRSAKWVTDQVLRRGLRVREPVAA is encoded by the coding sequence GTGAACCTCGATCATTTCGGCATGGACACCATCACCCTGCCGGGTGGGCTGGAGTCCAAGTTGCAGGCCTCCAAGGCGGCCGGCTTCTCGCAGATCATGCTGTGGTCCAAGGATCTGGTAGGCCATCCGGGCGGGCTGGACGCCGCCGTCAAGCTGGTGCGCGACAGTGGCGTACGGGTCACCGGCATCCAGGTCATGCGCGACTACGAGGGCTTGCAAGGTACGCTGCACGACTACAAGGTGGACGTGGCCAAGAACCTGCTGCAGATCTGCAAGGCGGTCGGTTCGCCCTTGCTGCTGGTGTGTTCGTCCACTTCGCAACATGCCAGCGGCGATGCGCGCCACATCGCGCGCGACCTGTCCAAGCTGGCCAATCTGGCGGTGCCGCTGGGCATCCGCGTGGGCTTCGAGGCGCTGTCTTGGGGGCGGCACATCAACCAGTACATGCAGGCCTGGGAAGTGGTGGAGATGGCTGACCATGCCAACCTGGGCGTGGTGATCGATTCCTTTCATATCCTCGCCAACCGCGGCGCGCTGGAAGACCTGGACGCCATTCCTGGCAAGCGCATCGTGATGGTGCAGTTGTCGGACTTCATGTGGCGTGAAATCCGCACCCCCGAGGAGCGGCTGGAGACGGCGCGCCACCTGCGCGTCTTCCCCGGCGAGGGCGAGCATTCGCTGGAGCTCTCGGATATGGTGCGGCGCCTGCATCGCAGCGGTTATCGCGGCGACTACAGCTTTGAAGTGTTCAATGATGATTACCTGCAGATGTCGCCGGCCGTGGTCGCCGAGCGGGCAAGGCGCTCGGCCAAGTGGGTCACCGATCAGGTGCTGCGACGCGGATTGCGGGTGCGTGAACCGGTGGCAGCCTGA